TGTGCGGTGTCCGCTGTGCGGTAGTTACACCGTAAAACAAGAATATGATTTCTGGAAGTGTCCTACCTGTGAGTGCGAGATATGGCCCCCTGAGAAAGAAGACAGTCCAGAAGAGTTAGCACGGGCTGCAAGGGCAGCCTATCAGGAAGATATGAGGGTAGGGTTCTTTGGTTTTGGTGGTAAGCGGTCCAGCGGTAGCCGGTGCAAAAGGTATGGGAATAAAAAAGTGGCAGCACCCCTGATTACCGGGCGGTATTATTTGGTATAAAAGGTATTGACTAAGGGGCGAACAGATGTTATATATAAAGTAGCTACCCGTCACTAAGTGGCGGGTATTTTTATAGAAAAAATTATTTTTAAATTTCAAACTTACTATGTGAAATAATAAAATTGGAGGTATTTTAAAATTAGTATTAAATATATTATCGGTTTTTTAATTATATTAATATCTTTGGGTTTTATTTCTCATGCAATTATTAGCGATTTCTATATTAATATAATAAAAGGAAGAATTAGAATAAAACAATTAATCCTAAATTTATTTACTTATATTAGGGAAGATCTTTACGAAGAGGTGTTTAAAGAGCGTTATGACCGTATATTTTATTTATTATTATTTGCATCATGTATTTTGTTATCTTTAGTTATGCATTATGATATATTTATTCAAGACCCTTTAACTGTTTTACTAGATGTTGTTAAATTTACTTTACTATGGGGTCTTTTGATATTAGTAATATTTATCTTATTAAGTAATATAACTTTTGATTTATCATATAGTACTTTATACGGTGTAATTCACTATAAAGTTATTTATATTTTAGTATCAACATTTTTGTATCAAATAGTTTTGTTGTATATGCTATCCGGATACCGTTTAGAATATGACTATGGACTTATATATTTTAGTATAATTATTATTGACAACATCGTTCTATTATTATTTATTGCAGTAGGCATATATAGAACTGTAACAAGGCCCCTAAGAAGATTAAGTCCCATAAGAAGATTGTTGGGAACTATAATATTACTATTTTTTTGGGAAATTATAATCATTTTAAATATGTCAGTATTTTTGATGTTAATAAATATTTATGATCCTAATTCTCTTAAATATGAAGGAGAAATATCTATTGTATCATTAGTTTATTTTGTTGTTACCACATTTGCATCGGTTGGCTATAACGATATTACACCTGCAACTAAAATTGCACAAATATATTCTGCAATTGTTTCACTTCTCGGTTATACCTATTCTATTGGTTTTGTAAGCATACTTATTGCTACTTTACTTGGAAATCATAAAATATTTAGTAGTTCTACTAAACATCGTTTTAAGCTGCATAAGCCGGATAAAGAAGCCATACATAAGTACTTTATTAAAAACCTCTAATATAAGGTTGTTTATTCATAACCATCTGTGAAATTTCTATTGTTTTAAAAAGAGCCCCCGGGCTCTTTTCTTATGCCTTTTTGAGGAGGATAAATAATGCCCGAAGCCAGCGGAATACCAGTTTACTGTGCATATGATGAAATTGCCGAGATAACTACCTTAGTCCCAAACCCGCGCAACCCAAACACCCACCCGGAGAAGCAGGTCCAGCTTCTCGCCAAGATAATCAAAAACCAGGGCTGGCGTGCACCAATAACCGTTTCTAACAGAAGCGGTTTTATTGTTCGCGGCCATGGGCGGTTACTAGCGGCGCAGCTCCTGGGTGTGGAGCAGGTACCAGTGGACCGGCAGGATTATGCTACTGAAGCTGAAGAATGGGCGGATCTCATAGCTGATAATAGAATAGCAGAACTGGCAGAGATGGATGACGCCTTATTAAAGGATCTCCTGGTAGATCTGAACGTAAGCGAATTTGATATTGAATTGACCGGTTTTTATGCTAAAGATATCGATCAGTTAATAGCCCAATTTCAACTGCCGGCTGAGATCCAGGAAGATGATTTTGACGCTGAGGCTGAGGCAGCAAAAATTAAGGATCCAATAACAAAGCCTGGAGATATATGGGCTCTCGGAAACCATAGGGTTATGTGTGGGGATGCAACAGCTCTCGCAGATGTAGAGAAACTGATGTGTGGGAAAACAGCAAATATGATTTTTACCGACCCACCTTACAATGTCGACTATACCGGCAAAACAGAGGAAGCATTAAAGATAAAAAATGACAAGATGAGAAATGAGGAGTTCTATAAATTCCTCTATGATTCATTCTTAAACATGTTTACATTTACCGTCCCAGGAGGGGCGGTTTATATTTGTCACGCTGACTCGGAGGGACTAAACTTCCGCAAAGCTTTAATAGAATCAGGATGGCTAATGAAGCAGTGCATTATCTGGGTCAAAAATTCTATTGTCATGGGGCGCCAGGATTATCATTGGCAGCATGAGCCGATCCTGTATGGATGGAAGCCTGGTTCATCTCATAATTGGTACAGCGGAAGAAAAGAGTCAACCGTATGGAACTTTGATAAACCTTTAAGAAATGCCGAACACCCAACAATGAAGCCTGTGGGTATTCCAGCTAAGGCTATTCAAAACTCCAGCAAACCGGGAGACATTGTATTAGACTTATTCGGGGGCTCGGGTTCAACGTTAATCGCCGCGGAGCAGACCGGACGGGTTTCTTATCTTATGGAAATAGATCCTATCTACTGCGATGTGATTATTTTAAGATGGGAGCAGTTTACCGGCTGTAAAGCTGAGAGACTAGGATTTGCTGCATAAATAGGGCAGGAGGACGCTACAAACGTCCTCCCATTGTGCCAGGATCACCCCTGGCGGGAGATAGAGGAACCTGCCCTTCTTCTATCTCCTTTTTCCATTTTAACGGAAAACAGGGGTGTAGGCAATGAAAAACACAAACAAATGTTCGCTAGTTGATCCGAAACAAATAATTGTGAATATCCAGGAGTCAAATTCAAAGTATAGGAAAGTAGTTCAGGCAGGAATAGCAAGGTGGATTAAAGATTTTCAAGAGGGACGCATAAAATTCAAGACAGTTGATGATTTAAAGAAGTTAATAGAAATGGATATCGTATTGCAAAAAAATGAGTATATAAACAACTTGAGGCTGGAGAGATTCGTTGACGTAGCGGGCGAAGATACTGAAAAAGATAGTCGGCTGATCTCTTTCTAATAATTCATAGTGAGCTGATGGTAGGTGGCTAGGGGTAAGTGGGATGATGTTAAAGCCTGTTTTCACGAAATAGAGAAGTGGCTCAAGCAGGGTCTTGTAGAGTACCAGATATTCAAAAACCTTGGAATAGGAAAGACCACCTGGGAGGCATATAAAAAGAAACATCCTGAACTTATTGAACTGCTTAAAAAGGGCAGGGAAATACAGATTAGCGAGGTTGAGAATGCCCTGTTTAAAAACGCGACAGGGTATTACTATTACGTTGATGAGGCAATAAAGGTCAAAGATCCCGATGGAGGGGAGCATGTTGAAAAAGTCAGACTCCAGAAGTTTAAGCCTCCTGAAACCGGGGCGATAGCATTTTTCCTGAAAAACAAGAACAAGCGGGATTGGGCTGACAATCCGCAGATGATAGATCTTAAGAAAGAAGAACTGGAAATACGAAAAGCAGAATCAGAGTTTAAGGCGTGGTGACATGGCAAAGTATGCAATACTAAAAAGCTTTTACGCATCCGAGGCTTGGCAAAAGTTCAGGCTGTTGATTATAAGCCAAAGGGGCCTAAGGTGTGAGTATTGCGGGCACCTGGTGACCAGGGTAAAAGAACTGACGCTGCAT
Above is a genomic segment from Dehalobacter sp. containing:
- a CDS encoding potassium channel family protein, producing MFKERYDRIFYLLLFASCILLSLVMHYDIFIQDPLTVLLDVVKFTLLWGLLILVIFILLSNITFDLSYSTLYGVIHYKVIYILVSTFLYQIVLLYMLSGYRLEYDYGLIYFSIIIIDNIVLLLFIAVGIYRTVTRPLRRLSPIRRLLGTIILLFFWEIIIILNMSVFLMLINIYDPNSLKYEGEISIVSLVYFVVTTFASVGYNDITPATKIAQIYSAIVSLLGYTYSIGFVSILIATLLGNHKIFSSSTKHRFKLHKPDKEAIHKYFIKNL
- a CDS encoding site-specific DNA-methyltransferase is translated as MPEASGIPVYCAYDEIAEITTLVPNPRNPNTHPEKQVQLLAKIIKNQGWRAPITVSNRSGFIVRGHGRLLAAQLLGVEQVPVDRQDYATEAEEWADLIADNRIAELAEMDDALLKDLLVDLNVSEFDIELTGFYAKDIDQLIAQFQLPAEIQEDDFDAEAEAAKIKDPITKPGDIWALGNHRVMCGDATALADVEKLMCGKTANMIFTDPPYNVDYTGKTEEALKIKNDKMRNEEFYKFLYDSFLNMFTFTVPGGAVYICHADSEGLNFRKALIESGWLMKQCIIWVKNSIVMGRQDYHWQHEPILYGWKPGSSHNWYSGRKESTVWNFDKPLRNAEHPTMKPVGIPAKAIQNSSKPGDIVLDLFGGSGSTLIAAEQTGRVSYLMEIDPIYCDVIILRWEQFTGCKAERLGFAA
- a CDS encoding transposase, with amino-acid sequence MARGKWDDVKACFHEIEKWLKQGLVEYQIFKNLGIGKTTWEAYKKKHPELIELLKKGREIQISEVENALFKNATGYYYYVDEAIKVKDPDGGEHVEKVRLQKFKPPETGAIAFFLKNKNKRDWADNPQMIDLKKEELEIRKAESEFKAW